From a region of the Nitrospirota bacterium genome:
- a CDS encoding helix-turn-helix domain-containing protein, which translates to MKSKKLLRPEEYAEGTGLRLSTVRRHILERRIETVRIGRSVRIPIEEMERIIDEGFRPRIQPTSDTGRAGR; encoded by the coding sequence ATGAAAAGTAAAAAACTATTACGACCAGAAGAATATGCGGAAGGGACGGGCCTCAGGCTGTCAACAGTAAGACGGCACATCCTTGAACGTCGAATCGAAACGGTCAGAATTGGAAGAAGCGTGAGGATTCCAATTGAGGAGATGGAGCGTATTATTGATGAAGGATTCAGGCCACGTATTCAGCCAACAAGCGACACGGGCCGGGCCGGGAGATGA